CTGGCCGGACGCGGTCGGGTGGTAGGACTCCCCGATGTTGGTCCAGTTGACGCTGTGCAGCCACGGGCTGCCGGAGCAGATCTCGTGGCCCGTGAAGGCACCGGCGACCGAGGCGTAGGTGAAGCCGTGGTCGGCGGCCCGCTTGGCGACGGCGGCGTTGAGGTAGTCGGCCGCGCCGTTGATGGCGGCGCGTTCGCCCTCGGTCAGGCCGCTGACGCAGGATCCGTTCAGCTTGTAGAAGCGGGGATAACCGAGGACGACCACGTGGGCGCCCGGGGATCGGCCGGAGACGGCGTCGTAGACCTGGTCGAGCTTGCCCGGCAGGGTGGAGTCGACGTACGCCTTGGCCTGGTTGACGCGGTTGACGCAGGTGGATTCGGACTGGAGCACACAGGTCGTCATGACATCGGAGAAACCGGCGTCGTTGCCGCCGATCGTGATGCTGACGAGGTCGGTGCCGGAGTTCAGCGGGCCCAGTTGGTTGGCGAGGACGTCGCCCGTCCGGGCACCGGAGCAGGCGACGAAGGAGAAGGTCTGCGGGGAGTGGGCGGCGGCCCAGAGGGCCGGATAGGCGCGGTTGGTGCGCTTGCAGTTGCCGCTCGAACCGTCGTAGTTGCCGGCGCCGACGCCGGACGAGTACGAGTCGCCGAGCGCGACGTAGCCGAAGTCGGCCCGGGCGGAGGCGGCCGCCTGGCCGGCGCCGAACAGGGCGGCGCCCGCGGCGAGTAACAGGGAGGAGGTGAGGGCGGCGAAGCGCGACATTCTCTTGCTCATGTGTGCGGCTCCTTGTGGGGGTTACTCCTGAGTCCGTGGTACAAGCAGCCGCGCACTTCTGGAAGTGGCCATGCCAAGAATGTTCGGGGCAGGCTTGCGCCGGAATCTTCACTCCCCATGCGTTTGAAGAGGGAACTTGAGCACCCGTTCCGGCGAAACACGGGTGCACGGGGCCAGATCGTGCCGGATCATGGGCGCCATGCCAGCCAACCCGCACGAGGCCCTGCCGATCAGGCTCAACGTAGACGACAGCGACTCACCGTCCGACGTCGTCGACGCCCTGTTCCTCGGCCGGTTCGCCTCCGGCGAGCAGCCTTACTCCCAGAGCGTTTCCATCGAACGGGTGAAGGTCGAAGCGACCCTCCTGCCGGCCGGGGCGAAGGTGCTGCGCTCGGCTCGCGACACCGACCGCAGCGCCACCCTCGCGGAGGGCGAGGGGTGGACCATGCTCGTGTCGCGTTGGAGTCGCGGCGCGGACGTGACGGTGACGGCCGTCAGCGACGAACTCGCCACCCGCGTGCTCGGGGAGGCCACGGACGGGGCCCAGGACGAGCCCGAACCCCAGCCGGAGAACGTCACGATGGGGTTCTGGTACGTCTCCCCGCGCCGCGGGCCGTACCGCACGACCCGGCAGATCGCCGCCGGCACCTGGCCCGAGGTGCGCTCGAACTACACCGCGCCGGTGGCCGGGGCGATGGACCGGCTGATGAAGGTCACCCCCGACGACATCGCGGGCCGGCTGCTGTTGCTGCACGGCCCGCCCGGTACCGGGAAGACCTCGGCGCTGCGGACGCTGGCGCGCTCGTGGCGGGACTGGTGCCAGGTCGACTGCGTCCTGGACCCGGAGCGGCTGTTCAACGACGTGGGCTACCTGATGGACATCGCGATCGGCGAGGACGAGGGCACGGCGAAGGGGCGCTGGCGGCTGCTGTTGCTGGAGGACTGCGACGAGCTGATCCGCGGCGAGGCCCGGCACCAGGCCGGGCAGGCGTTGTCCCGGCTGCTGAACCTGACGGACGGTCTGCTGGGCCAGGGCCGCAACGTCCTGGTCGGCGTGACGACCAACGAGGACCTGGAGCGGCTCCACCCGGCGGTGGTCCGGCCGGGCCGTTGCCTGGCCCGCATCGAGGTCGGCCGGCTGACGCACCGCGAGGCCGTGGACTGGCTCGGCACCGACGAGGGGGTCTCCCGCGAGGGCGCCACCCTGGCCGAACTGTTCGCCCTCCGGCGGGGCGCCGGGCCGGCCGCGCTGCTGCCCCCGCAGGGGCACGGGACCGAGGCGGGGCTTTACCTGTAGCCCGACCCGCGTCGGGGCGGCGCCGCCGCGGTACCGGCGGGCCGGGGACAATGGCCCCGTAGTCGCAGTCCCGTCGGTCGGCGCGAGCCCGCCGCGGTCAGGACCCGCCGAACAGGAGAGTGCCCCGTGCCCGAGCCGGCGCAGGAGAATCCGTACCCCGACAGCCTCACGCCGGGCGGGGGCCCCGCGCCGCACCCGCAGCTCGCGCCGGTGCTGGCCCTGCTGGGGCGCTGGCACGGCCGGGGGCGGGGCGAGTACCCGACCCTGGAGCAGGGGTTCCGGTACGAGCAGGAGATCACTTTCAGCCACGACGGCAGGCCCTTCCTGCGGTACGAGTCGCGGGCCTGGCTGATCGACGAGTCCGGTGCGCCCCTGCGTCCCTCGGGCCGGGAGAGCGGCTGGTGGCGGGTCATGCCCGACGCCTCGCTGGAGGTCACGCTGGCCCACCCGACCGGGATCGTGGAGACGTACGTGGGCCGTGTGTCCGGTACGGAGATCGAGATCGAGACGGATCACGTGGCGCGGACCCCGCGGGCGAAGGAGGTGACCGGGATGAGGCGCCGGTACTCCCTCGCCGACGGACAGTTGACGATCACGCAGGAGATGGCGGCGATGGGGCAGCCCATGCGACACCACCTCAAGGCCGAACTGGGACGCCGCGAGGACTGAGGCCGGCCCGGGTGGACCTGCTTGCCGTACCGGGTGCGCCTACTTGCCGTACCGGGCCCGCAGGGCGTCCAGGGCGGCGGCCGTGGCCTCGTCGAAGGTCAGCCCCAGCCGGTGGGCCCGCTCCGCGTACGCCTGCGCGGCGGTGGCCGATTCCCGGGAGGCCGAGTCGTCCGCGGCCGCGACGAGGGTTCCGTTGCGGCCCCGGGTCTCGACGACACCGTCCGCCTCCAGTGCCCGGTAGGCCTTCGCGACGGTGTTCGCCGCCAACCCCAGTTCCTCCGCGAGGGCCCGGACCGTGGGCAGTCGGAA
This region of Streptomyces sp. NBC_00513 genomic DNA includes:
- a CDS encoding FABP family protein; translated protein: MPEPAQENPYPDSLTPGGGPAPHPQLAPVLALLGRWHGRGRGEYPTLEQGFRYEQEITFSHDGRPFLRYESRAWLIDESGAPLRPSGRESGWWRVMPDASLEVTLAHPTGIVETYVGRVSGTEIEIETDHVARTPRAKEVTGMRRRYSLADGQLTITQEMAAMGQPMRHHLKAELGRRED
- a CDS encoding SGNH/GDSL hydrolase family protein, which gives rise to MSKRMSRFAALTSSLLLAAGAALFGAGQAAASARADFGYVALGDSYSSGVGAGNYDGSSGNCKRTNRAYPALWAAAHSPQTFSFVACSGARTGDVLANQLGPLNSGTDLVSITIGGNDAGFSDVMTTCVLQSESTCVNRVNQAKAYVDSTLPGKLDQVYDAVSGRSPGAHVVVLGYPRFYKLNGSCVSGLTEGERAAINGAADYLNAAVAKRAADHGFTYASVAGAFTGHEICSGSPWLHSVNWTNIGESYHPTASGQSGGYLPSFASKA
- a CDS encoding DUF5925 domain-containing protein → MPANPHEALPIRLNVDDSDSPSDVVDALFLGRFASGEQPYSQSVSIERVKVEATLLPAGAKVLRSARDTDRSATLAEGEGWTMLVSRWSRGADVTVTAVSDELATRVLGEATDGAQDEPEPQPENVTMGFWYVSPRRGPYRTTRQIAAGTWPEVRSNYTAPVAGAMDRLMKVTPDDIAGRLLLLHGPPGTGKTSALRTLARSWRDWCQVDCVLDPERLFNDVGYLMDIAIGEDEGTAKGRWRLLLLEDCDELIRGEARHQAGQALSRLLNLTDGLLGQGRNVLVGVTTNEDLERLHPAVVRPGRCLARIEVGRLTHREAVDWLGTDEGVSREGATLAELFALRRGAGPAALLPPQGHGTEAGLYL
- a CDS encoding GntR family transcriptional regulator; its protein translation is MTPTPSHLKIKIDGSAGAAAPYEQLRAQISAGARAGRLPVGFRLPTVRALAEELGLAANTVAKAYRALEADGVVETRGRNGTLVAAADDSASRESATAAQAYAERAHRLGLTFDEATAAALDALRARYGK